A genomic stretch from Flavobacterium humidisoli includes:
- the rnhA gene encoding ribonuclease HI has protein sequence MNHEVHIYTDGAAKGNPGNGGYGVVMELVGTPHKKEFYEGFRLTTNNRMELLAVIVGLEKLKKPNMKVLVVSDSKYVVDSVEKKWVFGWEKKGYKDKKNPDLWKRFLIVYRKHQVDFKWIKGHNNHPQNERCDQLAVMASMQPKLSVDVYYETIGSKE, from the coding sequence ATGAATCACGAAGTACATATATATACAGATGGCGCAGCAAAAGGAAATCCTGGCAATGGAGGTTACGGCGTGGTAATGGAATTGGTTGGCACTCCTCATAAAAAAGAATTTTATGAAGGTTTTCGTCTTACTACTAATAATAGAATGGAACTTCTAGCCGTAATTGTAGGTTTAGAAAAACTCAAAAAACCAAACATGAAAGTCCTTGTCGTTTCCGATTCTAAATACGTTGTAGATTCTGTAGAAAAAAAATGGGTTTTTGGGTGGGAGAAAAAAGGATATAAGGATAAAAAAAATCCAGATTTATGGAAACGTTTTCTAATTGTCTACCGAAAACATCAAGTCGATTTTAAATGGATTAAAGGCCACAACAATCATCCGCAAAATGAGCGTTGCGATCAATTGGCTGTTATGGCATCTATGCAACCAAAACTTTCGGTTGATGTTTATTACGAAACCATCGGATCAAAAGAATAA
- a CDS encoding IPExxxVDY family protein, with amino-acid sequence MAIHKLDLDEFDEIDYYLMAIHTSLEDYRLAYFINKILPINLSKSKNEIHAQTKEGEANFSRFYYYDEEKAVSWNLIQNKNEIISVSTNDFQNLFSNETSEVSTTIHLLPEFKKVDFFLKIDNSEEALNFSEIQQKLNTIESIAAIYAVDTDKIKSKNNLIF; translated from the coding sequence ATGGCTATTCATAAATTGGATTTAGACGAATTTGACGAAATTGATTATTATTTAATGGCAATTCATACTTCATTAGAAGATTATAGATTAGCCTATTTTATCAATAAAATCCTTCCGATCAACTTAAGTAAGAGCAAAAACGAGATCCATGCTCAGACTAAGGAAGGTGAAGCAAATTTTTCGAGATTCTATTATTATGATGAAGAAAAAGCTGTTTCCTGGAATTTAATTCAGAATAAAAATGAAATCATTTCTGTGAGTACAAATGATTTTCAGAATTTGTTTTCTAATGAAACAAGTGAGGTTTCTACAACAATTCATTTACTTCCTGAATTTAAAAAAGTCGATTTTTTCCTGAAAATTGATAATAGCGAAGAGGCGCTTAATTTTTCAGAAATTCAACAAAAATTAAACACAATAGAAAGTATTGCGGCTATTTATGCCGTTGATACAGACAAAATAAAATCAAAAAACAATCTAATTTTTTAA
- the fabF gene encoding beta-ketoacyl-ACP synthase II: protein MALRRVVVTGLGALTPIGNNIQEYWNALVNGVSGAAPITYYDTEKHKTKFACEVKNFNIEDYMDRKESRRLDKFAQYAIAASDEAIKDAGITNDNVNKQRVGVIWGAGIGGLETFQDEVLYYAKGDGTPKFNPFFIPKMIADIAPAHISMRNGYMGPNYTTVSACASSANALIDAFNYIRLGMCDVIVSGGSEAAVTIAGMGGFSSMHALSTRNESPETASRPFDATRDGFVLGEGAGALVLEDYEHAKARGAKIYCEIGGGGMSSDAYHLTAPHPEGIGVIAVMENTLRDAGMTPDQVDHINTHGTSTPLGDVAELKAISKVFGDHAKNININSTKSMTGHLLGAAGAIEAIASILAMQHGIVPPTINHTVVDENIDPSLNLTLNKPQKREVNVAMSNTFGFGGHNACVLFKKLAD, encoded by the coding sequence ATGGCATTAAGGCGAGTTGTTGTAACAGGATTAGGTGCACTTACTCCTATTGGGAATAATATCCAGGAATATTGGAATGCACTTGTGAATGGAGTTAGCGGAGCCGCTCCGATCACATATTATGATACCGAAAAACACAAAACGAAATTTGCCTGCGAAGTAAAAAACTTCAATATTGAAGATTACATGGATCGCAAGGAATCTCGTAGATTAGATAAGTTTGCACAATATGCAATTGCTGCCAGTGATGAAGCTATTAAAGATGCTGGAATCACAAACGATAACGTAAACAAACAAAGAGTTGGTGTTATCTGGGGAGCAGGAATTGGAGGTTTAGAAACTTTTCAGGATGAAGTATTGTACTATGCAAAAGGTGATGGAACTCCAAAGTTCAATCCTTTCTTTATACCAAAAATGATTGCCGATATTGCTCCTGCACATATTTCTATGCGTAACGGCTATATGGGACCAAATTATACAACGGTTTCTGCTTGTGCATCTTCTGCAAATGCATTAATCGATGCTTTCAACTACATTCGTTTAGGAATGTGCGACGTTATTGTTTCTGGTGGTTCTGAAGCTGCAGTTACAATTGCTGGTATGGGAGGATTTAGCTCAATGCACGCTTTATCTACAAGAAACGAAAGCCCAGAAACGGCTTCAAGACCTTTTGACGCAACTAGAGATGGTTTCGTTTTAGGAGAAGGAGCAGGAGCTTTAGTTTTGGAAGATTATGAGCATGCTAAAGCAAGAGGTGCAAAAATCTACTGCGAAATTGGCGGTGGAGGTATGTCTTCTGACGCTTACCACTTAACAGCACCACATCCGGAAGGAATTGGAGTTATTGCAGTAATGGAAAATACATTGAGAGATGCAGGAATGACTCCTGATCAAGTTGATCATATCAACACTCACGGAACTTCTACTCCATTAGGAGACGTTGCAGAATTAAAAGCAATTAGTAAAGTGTTTGGTGACCATGCTAAAAACATCAACATCAACTCTACAAAATCTATGACAGGACACTTATTGGGTGCTGCTGGAGCTATTGAAGCAATTGCTTCTATCTTGGCAATGCAACACGGAATTGTTCCTCCAACGATTAACCATACAGTTGTTGACGAAAACATTGACCCATCTTTGAACCTTACTCTAAACAAACCTCAAAAAAGAGAAGTAAATGTTGCTATGAGTAATACATTTGGTTTTGGTGGACACAATGCTTGTGTATTGTTTAAAAAACTAGCTGATTAA
- the rnc gene encoding ribonuclease III, translated as MNIIKKIFSKSRSLEDGIFFDTIQKILGFPPTNVDFYRRAFTHRSSNKLDQNGHPINYERLEFLGDAMLSAVIAAHLFNKAPNGDEGYLTKMRSKIVSREHLNELGKDLNLVQFVESKVPIQHFGENIHGNIFESLIGAIYLDKGYSFCEKFIQKRVVTPYVDIARLEGKVISYKSLVIEWCQKEKRVFHYDIFEDNGIDGQRLFGVKLSIDDKVVARARATSKKKAEEKASQRAYFAFQEKIDKK; from the coding sequence ATGAATATTATCAAAAAAATATTTTCTAAATCCCGTTCTCTAGAAGACGGGATTTTTTTTGACACTATTCAGAAAATTCTTGGTTTTCCGCCTACAAATGTTGATTTTTATCGAAGAGCTTTTACACATCGTTCTTCTAATAAATTAGATCAAAATGGGCATCCTATAAATTACGAACGCTTAGAATTTTTAGGAGATGCGATGTTAAGTGCCGTTATTGCTGCACATTTATTTAATAAAGCTCCAAATGGCGATGAAGGTTATTTAACCAAAATGCGTTCGAAAATTGTGAGCCGAGAGCATTTGAACGAATTAGGAAAAGATTTAAATTTAGTACAGTTTGTAGAAAGTAAAGTGCCGATTCAGCACTTTGGAGAAAACATCCACGGTAATATTTTTGAGTCTTTGATTGGAGCAATTTACTTAGATAAAGGCTATTCTTTTTGCGAGAAATTCATCCAGAAAAGGGTAGTTACTCCTTATGTTGACATTGCTCGACTAGAAGGAAAAGTTATAAGTTATAAAAGCTTAGTTATCGAATGGTGTCAGAAGGAAAAAAGAGTTTTTCATTATGACATTTTTGAAGATAATGGTATAGATGGCCAGCGTTTATTTGGTGTCAAATTGAGTATTGATGATAAAGTTGTCGCAAGAGCGCGAGCAACATCAAAAAAGAAAGCAGAAGAAAAAGCATCGCAACGAGCTTATTTTGCATTTCAAGAAAAAATTGACAAGAAATAG
- a CDS encoding superoxide dismutase, which produces MAFELPQLPYAYDALEPHIDARTMEIHHTKHHNAYTTNLNAAIAGTDLEGKTIENILINLDKSNAAVRNNGGGFYNHNLFWTVMSPNGGGLPTGDLLAAIEASFGSFEEFKAKFAKAGATQFGSGWAWLTVQKGGKLEVVGTPNQDNPLMPEVAGNGGTPILGMDVWEHAYYLNYQNRRPDYIEAFFSVINWTEVARRFALDK; this is translated from the coding sequence GCATTAGAACCACATATTGATGCACGTACAATGGAAATCCATCATACAAAGCACCACAATGCCTATACTACAAATCTTAATGCAGCTATTGCTGGAACAGATTTAGAAGGAAAAACAATCGAAAACATCTTAATCAACTTAGATAAATCTAACGCTGCAGTTCGTAACAATGGTGGAGGTTTCTACAACCATAATTTATTCTGGACTGTAATGTCTCCAAACGGAGGAGGATTGCCTACAGGTGATTTATTGGCTGCAATTGAAGCTTCTTTCGGATCATTCGAAGAATTTAAAGCAAAATTTGCTAAAGCTGGAGCTACACAATTCGGTTCTGGATGGGCTTGGTTAACAGTTCAAAAAGGAGGAAAATTAGAAGTTGTAGGTACTCCAAATCAAGACAATCCATTAATGCCAGAAGTTGCTGGTAACGGTGGAACTCCAATCTTAGGAATGGACGTTTGGGAGCACGCTTACTACTTAAACTACCAAAACAGAAGACCAGATTATATTGAAGCTTTCTTCAGTGTAATTAACTGGACAGAAGTTGCTAGAAGATTTGCTTTAGACAAATAG
- a CDS encoding amidophosphoribosyltransferase, with amino-acid sequence MSDALKHECGIALVRLLKPLEYYKEKYGTAFYGIQKMYLMMEKQHNRGQDGAGFASIKFDVEPGQRYISRVRSNHSQPIQDVFKQINERVSEELKAHPELGDDMKELKANIPYVGELFLGHVRYGTFGKNSIESVHPFLRQSNWMHRNLILAGNFNMTNVKELFENLVELGQHPKEMADTVTVMEKIGHFLDKEVMQLYQDCKAEGYSKREASPVIAERLDIAKILGRSAKNLDGGYAMAGLLGHGDAFVFRDPAGIRPAYFYQDDEVVVVASERPVIQTVFNVPFESVQEIDPGHALIIKKNGNVSMNQILEPTIKKACSFERIYFSRGSDAEIYQERKDLGKLILPAVLKAIDSDTDNTVFSYIPNTAETSFYGLVEAAQDFLNQRKNNYILENRNTLTTETLQELLAVKIRTEKVAIKDAKLRTFITEDSSRDDLVAHVYDVTYGVIKPEDNLVIIDDSIVRGTTLKMSIIKMMDRLKPKRIVIVSSAPQIRYPDCYGIDMAKLEGLVAFRAALALLKERNLYHIVDEVYAKCKAQENFLDKDVVNYVTAIYDQFTDEEISDKIAEMLSSPEINAEVKIIFQTVDDLHKACPKNLGDWYFTGDYPTPGGNRVVNRAFMNFYEGKDARAY; translated from the coding sequence ATGAGCGACGCTTTAAAACACGAATGTGGTATAGCCTTAGTTAGACTACTAAAACCGCTTGAATATTATAAAGAAAAATACGGAACTGCTTTCTACGGAATCCAGAAGATGTATTTAATGATGGAAAAACAGCACAACCGCGGACAAGACGGAGCTGGTTTTGCTAGCATTAAATTTGATGTTGAACCTGGACAGCGCTATATTAGCAGAGTTCGATCAAATCATTCGCAGCCTATCCAAGATGTTTTCAAACAAATCAATGAGCGCGTTAGCGAAGAACTAAAAGCGCATCCAGAACTTGGAGACGACATGAAAGAACTAAAAGCAAATATCCCGTACGTTGGAGAATTGTTTTTAGGCCACGTTCGTTACGGAACTTTTGGGAAAAACAGCATCGAGAGTGTTCACCCATTTTTACGTCAAAGTAACTGGATGCACCGTAACTTGATTTTGGCTGGGAACTTTAACATGACCAATGTTAAAGAGCTTTTCGAAAATCTTGTTGAATTAGGGCAGCATCCAAAAGAAATGGCTGACACTGTTACGGTAATGGAAAAAATTGGTCACTTCTTGGATAAGGAAGTAATGCAATTGTATCAAGACTGTAAAGCTGAAGGTTACTCAAAAAGAGAAGCTTCTCCAGTAATTGCAGAACGTTTGGATATTGCCAAAATATTAGGGCGTTCGGCTAAAAACTTAGACGGAGGTTATGCTATGGCAGGTTTATTAGGCCATGGTGATGCATTTGTTTTTAGAGATCCGGCAGGAATTCGTCCAGCTTACTTTTATCAAGATGACGAAGTCGTAGTTGTAGCTTCTGAAAGACCTGTTATTCAAACTGTATTCAACGTTCCTTTTGAAAGCGTTCAAGAAATCGATCCTGGCCACGCTTTAATCATCAAGAAAAACGGAAATGTTTCTATGAATCAAATCTTGGAACCAACAATCAAAAAAGCTTGTTCGTTCGAAAGAATTTATTTCTCAAGAGGAAGTGATGCCGAAATTTACCAAGAACGTAAAGATTTAGGAAAATTAATTTTACCTGCTGTTCTTAAAGCAATTGACAGCGATACAGATAACACTGTTTTCTCTTATATTCCAAATACAGCCGAAACTTCTTTTTATGGTTTAGTTGAAGCTGCTCAGGATTTCTTAAACCAGAGAAAAAACAATTATATTCTTGAAAATAGAAATACATTAACAACAGAAACCCTTCAAGAACTTTTAGCTGTAAAGATTCGTACAGAGAAAGTAGCAATTAAAGATGCTAAACTTAGAACTTTTATTACCGAAGACAGCAGCCGTGACGATTTAGTTGCCCACGTTTACGATGTTACGTATGGCGTAATTAAACCAGAAGATAATCTGGTTATTATAGACGACAGTATTGTTCGTGGTACTACATTGAAAATGAGCATCATTAAAATGATGGATCGCTTGAAACCAAAACGTATCGTAATCGTTTCATCTGCACCACAAATTCGTTACCCAGATTGTTATGGAATTGATATGGCAAAACTAGAAGGTCTAGTAGCCTTTAGAGCAGCTCTTGCTTTATTAAAAGAAAGAAACCTTTACCATATTGTAGATGAAGTATATGCAAAATGTAAAGCACAAGAAAATTTCCTTGATAAAGATGTGGTAAACTACGTAACAGCAATTTACGACCAATTTACAGACGAGGAGATTTCAGATAAAATTGCAGAAATGTTAAGCTCACCAGAAATAAATGCCGAAGTAAAAATCATCTTCCAAACTGTAGACGATTTACACAAGGCATGTCCTAAAAATTTAGGAGACTGGTACTTTACAGGAGACTACCCTACTCCTGGTGGAAATCGAGTTGTAAATCGTGCCTTCATGAATTTTTACGAAGGAAAAGACGCTCGAGCTTATTAA
- a CDS encoding DUF6249 domain-containing protein — translation MDDKILIPISFFLMIFGIVYLIYSTRNRERLALIEKGVDASIFIQGKGNGVPAWKIFVVNLAFLLIGSGVGIFLALLITTYTSLNDGAVYPSIIFIMAGIGLLTGFKTAKDLDKE, via the coding sequence ATGGACGACAAAATTTTAATTCCAATTAGCTTTTTCTTAATGATCTTCGGAATTGTTTATCTTATTTATTCAACAAGAAACAGAGAGCGTCTGGCTCTTATAGAAAAAGGGGTAGATGCCAGTATTTTTATTCAGGGAAAAGGAAATGGAGTTCCAGCTTGGAAAATCTTTGTGGTAAATCTAGCATTCTTATTAATAGGTAGCGGTGTCGGAATTTTTCTTGCACTGTTAATTACCACTTATACCTCTTTAAACGACGGAGCGGTTTATCCTTCAATCATTTTCATCATGGCGGGAATCGGACTTTTGACTGGATTTAAAACAGCAAAAGATTTGGATAAAGAGTAA
- a CDS encoding acyl carrier protein has protein sequence MSDIASRVKAIIVDKLGVDENEVVTEASFTNDLGADSLDTVELIMEFEKEFDIQIPDDQAENIATVGQAISYIEEAKK, from the coding sequence ATGTCAGACATTGCATCAAGAGTAAAAGCGATTATCGTAGACAAATTAGGTGTTGACGAAAACGAAGTTGTAACAGAAGCAAGCTTCACTAATGATTTAGGAGCTGACTCATTAGACACTGTTGAGCTTATTATGGAATTCGAAAAAGAATTTGATATTCAAATTCCAGACGATCAAGCAGAAAACATTGCTACTGTTGGTCAAGCTATTTCTTATATCGAAGAAGCAAAAAAATAA
- a CDS encoding PfkB family carbohydrate kinase, whose translation MNKLLIVGTVAFDAIETPFGKTDKILGGAATYIGLSASFFNLQSAIVSVVGDDFPQEHLDLLTSKNIDISGIEIVKGGKTFFWSGLYHNDLNSRDTLVTELNVLADFQPKVPQNYKDADVVMLGNLHPLVQSSVLDQMEKKPKLVVLDTMNFWMDCALPELLDVIKRVDVITINDEEARQLSGEYSLVKAASKIQDMGPKYVVIKKGEHGALLFHNREVFFAPALPLEDVFDPTGAGDTFAGGFSGFIAQSENISFNNMKNAIIYGSNLASFCVEKFGTERMESLSKAEVAIRLQQFKSLTQFDIEI comes from the coding sequence ATGAATAAACTATTGATTGTTGGAACAGTTGCTTTCGACGCGATTGAAACTCCTTTCGGAAAAACAGATAAAATATTAGGTGGTGCTGCAACGTATATTGGTTTATCAGCATCCTTTTTTAACTTGCAATCGGCCATTGTTTCTGTAGTTGGCGACGATTTCCCTCAAGAACATTTAGATCTTTTAACTTCAAAAAATATTGATATCTCTGGTATCGAAATTGTAAAAGGTGGAAAGACTTTTTTCTGGAGCGGTTTATACCACAATGATTTAAACTCTAGAGACACTCTTGTAACGGAATTGAATGTTTTAGCTGATTTTCAGCCAAAGGTTCCTCAAAACTACAAAGATGCTGATGTTGTAATGTTAGGAAACTTACACCCATTAGTACAAAGCAGTGTTTTAGACCAAATGGAGAAAAAACCAAAATTAGTTGTTCTAGATACAATGAACTTTTGGATGGATTGCGCTCTTCCAGAATTATTAGACGTTATTAAACGTGTAGATGTTATTACAATCAATGACGAAGAAGCGAGACAGCTTTCTGGCGAATATTCATTAGTAAAAGCAGCTTCTAAAATCCAAGACATGGGACCAAAATATGTGGTGATCAAAAAAGGAGAGCATGGAGCACTTTTATTCCACAACAGAGAAGTATTCTTTGCACCAGCTTTACCATTAGAAGATGTTTTTGATCCAACAGGAGCTGGAGATACTTTCGCAGGTGGTTTCTCTGGATTTATAGCACAAAGCGAAAACATTTCATTCAACAACATGAAGAATGCAATTATTTACGGTTCAAATTTAGCTTCATTCTGTGTGGAGAAATTTGGAACTGAAAGGATGGAATCATTAAGCAAAGCCGAAGTAGCGATTCGATTACAGCAATTTAAGTCGTTAACTCAGTTTGACATAGAAATATAA
- a CDS encoding alpha/beta hydrolase family protein, giving the protein MKNKTTIFKRILRAKKTYTYSLLILLFSVTNYATAIPTNFATKEIKFVSEGISLAGTVFIPNNIQSAVVIVHGSGQEKRMLDFATILANNGIAVLTYDKRGVGESAGVYAGPEVGTNNVDFSNLNLLSLDASAAVNTLSKSLSNTKIPIGLIGGSQAGWIIPLAAEKNKKVKFMTIFSGALITVKEQLRFQFYTNGNNLFWDTHSEEEARKHVFNDPDKYEFIDTDPEGVLSKLSIPGIWIFGGKDIQVPVKLSIEYLDKLKLKGKAYEYKLFPNLGHNTAFSSSEEPMKDAINWIKNIK; this is encoded by the coding sequence ATGAAAAATAAAACGACAATATTTAAACGCATCTTAAGAGCAAAAAAAACATATACATATTCTCTTTTAATATTGTTGTTTTCTGTCACTAATTATGCCACAGCAATTCCAACAAACTTTGCTACTAAAGAAATAAAATTTGTAAGTGAAGGAATTTCACTCGCTGGAACTGTTTTTATACCTAATAACATTCAGTCTGCCGTTGTTATTGTTCATGGATCTGGGCAAGAAAAAAGAATGTTAGACTTTGCTACAATTCTAGCCAACAATGGAATTGCGGTTTTAACGTATGATAAACGCGGAGTCGGTGAATCAGCGGGTGTATATGCCGGACCAGAAGTAGGAACCAACAATGTTGATTTCTCCAATCTAAATCTTTTGTCTTTAGATGCAAGCGCTGCTGTAAACACTTTATCTAAATCTCTGTCAAATACTAAAATACCAATCGGCTTAATCGGTGGTAGTCAAGCTGGCTGGATCATTCCATTGGCTGCAGAGAAAAATAAGAAAGTCAAATTTATGACAATATTTAGCGGAGCTCTTATAACGGTTAAAGAACAATTGAGATTCCAATTTTATACAAATGGAAATAATTTATTTTGGGACACACATTCAGAAGAAGAAGCAAGAAAACATGTATTCAATGACCCTGATAAATACGAATTTATTGACACAGATCCTGAAGGTGTTCTTTCTAAATTATCAATTCCAGGAATCTGGATTTTTGGAGGCAAAGACATTCAAGTTCCTGTGAAATTATCAATTGAATATCTTGATAAATTAAAATTAAAAGGAAAAGCTTACGAATATAAGTTATTTCCAAACTTGGGTCACAATACCGCATTTTCAAGCTCTGAAGAACCTATGAAAGATGCTATCAATTGGATTAAAAATATAAAATAA
- the purN gene encoding phosphoribosylglycinamide formyltransferase, whose translation MKKIIVFASGSGTNAENIIKYFSNTEIAKVVSVFTNNASAKVIDRAKNHQIPVEIFSKNELLERNVLQKVQEIDPDLIILAGFLLKFPENIIEQYPNKIINIHPALLPNYGGKGMYGMHIHRAIVNNKEKETGISIHYVNENYDEGAIIFQANVALTDEDTPETVAEKIHELEQKHFPEIIHRILEE comes from the coding sequence ATGAAAAAAATTATCGTTTTCGCCTCAGGATCAGGAACTAACGCAGAGAACATTATAAAATATTTTTCGAACACCGAAATCGCGAAGGTTGTCTCAGTCTTCACCAATAATGCTTCGGCAAAAGTTATTGACAGAGCAAAAAATCATCAAATTCCTGTCGAAATCTTCTCAAAAAACGAACTTTTAGAGAGAAACGTACTACAAAAAGTACAAGAAATCGACCCAGATTTAATAATCTTGGCTGGCTTCTTACTAAAGTTCCCAGAAAACATCATCGAGCAATACCCAAACAAAATAATTAATATTCATCCTGCACTTTTGCCTAACTATGGAGGTAAAGGAATGTACGGAATGCACATTCATAGAGCAATTGTAAACAATAAGGAGAAAGAAACAGGAATCTCGATTCATTACGTTAATGAAAACTATGATGAAGGCGCTATTATCTTTCAAGCAAATGTGGCCTTGACTGATGAAGACACTCCAGAGACGGTGGCAGAAAAGATTCATGAACTGGAACAAAAACATTTCCCAGAGATTATTCATAGAATATTGGAAGAATAA
- a CDS encoding RNA polymerase sigma factor, with product MSTIHDQHYIDKILQGETSAFAVLVDRYKDMIFTLALKMVKNREEAEEVAQDTFIKIYNSLTKFKGESKFSTWIYKIAYNTCLDRLKKNKKEDLNISIDDFSSHLIKTMDNALSALEEKERKQTIQKCLNLLPSDENFLLTLFYFDDQNLEEIGKIMNISANNAKVKLFRSRQKLAVILRQQLEPEIIECYERER from the coding sequence ATGAGCACAATACATGATCAACATTATATCGATAAAATTCTGCAAGGCGAAACCAGTGCGTTTGCCGTTCTTGTGGATCGTTATAAAGATATGATCTTTACTTTGGCTCTTAAAATGGTTAAAAACCGGGAAGAAGCAGAAGAAGTTGCCCAAGACACTTTTATAAAGATTTATAATTCGCTGACGAAATTTAAAGGAGAATCTAAATTTTCGACTTGGATTTATAAAATTGCTTATAATACTTGTCTGGATCGTTTAAAGAAAAATAAAAAGGAAGATTTAAATATTTCTATCGATGATTTTTCGTCTCATTTAATCAAAACAATGGACAATGCTTTAAGTGCTTTGGAAGAAAAAGAACGAAAGCAAACCATTCAAAAATGTTTAAATTTATTACCCAGCGACGAAAACTTTCTTTTAACTTTATTTTATTTTGATGATCAGAATTTAGAAGAAATCGGAAAAATAATGAACATTTCGGCCAATAATGCGAAAGTAAAATTATTTAGGAGCCGACAGAAATTAGCTGTAATTTTGAGACAGCAGTTAGAACCAGAAATAATAGAATGTTATGAGAGAGAGCGATAA
- the pyk gene encoding pyruvate kinase codes for MLTNKKTKIVATLGPACSTREIIKDMIDAGVNVFRINFSHADYEGVKEKIDIIRGLNEEFGYTTAILGDLQGPKLRVGVMEEGTVVHDGDEITFTTAEDIIGTSKKAFMKYQNFPNDVNVGERILLDDGKLIFEIVSTDKKSEVVAKVIQGGELKSKKGVNLPNTKISLPALTEKDIADAIFAIEQRVDWIALSFVKTPRDLQDLQELIAKHSDVKIPIIAKIEMPEALENMDKIVAYCDGLMVARGDLGVELPAHEVPLVQKDLIRRAKTARIPVIVATQMMETMITSLTPTRAEVNDVANSVMDGADAVMLSGETATGNYPVQVIQRMAQICEAVENSPLIQVPQNTPQIKTKRFVTKTVCHQAALLANEIEAKAICTLTNSGYTAFQISAWRPSTAHILVFTSNRRILTQLNLLWGVKSFYYDNEESTDDTVTDVNQIAIEKGYAQKGDYLINLAAMPIKDKGMVNTMRVSEIE; via the coding sequence ATGCTAACAAACAAGAAAACCAAAATTGTTGCTACACTTGGCCCCGCTTGTAGTACAAGAGAGATCATTAAAGATATGATCGATGCAGGTGTTAATGTGTTTAGAATCAATTTTTCGCATGCAGATTACGAAGGAGTAAAAGAAAAAATCGATATCATTAGAGGATTAAACGAAGAGTTTGGTTACACAACTGCAATCTTAGGAGATTTGCAAGGTCCAAAACTTAGAGTTGGTGTAATGGAAGAAGGTACTGTAGTACATGATGGTGATGAAATCACTTTTACAACTGCAGAAGATATTATTGGAACATCGAAAAAAGCGTTCATGAAATATCAAAATTTCCCAAATGATGTTAACGTTGGAGAGCGTATTTTGCTTGACGATGGTAAACTTATTTTCGAAATTGTTTCTACAGATAAAAAAAGTGAAGTTGTTGCTAAAGTTATTCAAGGTGGAGAATTAAAATCTAAAAAAGGAGTTAATCTTCCAAACACAAAGATTTCTTTACCAGCATTAACTGAAAAAGATATTGCCGATGCTATTTTTGCAATCGAACAAAGAGTGGACTGGATTGCTCTTTCGTTTGTAAAAACACCTCGTGATTTACAAGACTTACAAGAGTTAATCGCTAAGCATTCAGATGTTAAAATTCCAATTATTGCTAAAATTGAAATGCCAGAAGCTCTTGAGAACATGGATAAAATTGTAGCATACTGCGATGGTTTAATGGTAGCTCGTGGAGATCTTGGTGTTGAGCTTCCTGCTCACGAAGTTCCATTGGTTCAAAAAGATTTGATCAGAAGAGCTAAAACAGCTAGAATTCCAGTTATCGTTGCAACTCAAATGATGGAGACAATGATTACAAGTTTGACTCCAACAAGAGCAGAGGTAAACGACGTTGCAAACTCAGTAATGGACGGTGCAGATGCTGTAATGTTATCTGGAGAAACTGCTACAGGAAATTATCCAGTACAGGTTATTCAAAGAATGGCGCAAATTTGTGAAGCGGTAGAAAATTCTCCGCTTATTCAAGTGCCTCAAAATACACCACAAATAAAAACTAAACGTTTTGTTACTAAAACAGTTTGTCACCAAGCAGCATTATTAGCAAACGAAATCGAAGCTAAGGCAATCTGTACTTTGACAAATAGTGGTTATACAGCTTTCCAAATTTCAGCTTGGAGACCTTCAACGGCTCATATTTTAGTATTTACTTCAAATAGACGAATCTTAACACAATTGAATTTATTATGGGGAGTTAAATCTTTCTACTATGATAATGAAGAAAGTACAGATGATACTGTAACAGATGTAAATCAAATTGCAATTGAAAAAGGATATGCGCAAAAAGGAGATTATTTAATCAACCTTGCTGCAATGCCAATTAAAGATAAAGGAATGGTGAACACGATGAGGGTATCTGAAATCGAATAA